From Schistocerca cancellata isolate TAMUIC-IGC-003103 chromosome 6, iqSchCanc2.1, whole genome shotgun sequence, a single genomic window includes:
- the LOC126191576 gene encoding uncharacterized protein LOC126191576, with amino-acid sequence MFVFVCVSVDLPALSFEPQHCCMYTRRHWGENEEDNTVYVYHECSKEIKASGLTPPWNVTQPMSVSQAASDITACIYAMSLMDSQPTLRCEQKLMNVWNQRSSQDTVSLLYLGDIGQICAKDLTIIEQNTY; translated from the exons atgtttgtgttcgtttgtgtgtctgtcgacctgccagcactttcatttg AGCCTCAGCACTGCTGCATGTATACAAGAAGACACTGGGGTGAAAATGAGGAAGACAATACTGTGTACGTGTACCATGAATGTTCCAAGGAGATAAAAGCATCTGGCCTGACACCACCTTGGAATGTCACACAACCCATGTCTGTGTCACAAGCAGCATctgacatcacagcctgcatcTATGCCATGTCTCTGATGGACTCACAGCCAACATTACGTTGTGAACAGAAGCTGATGAATGTTTGGAATCAACGCTCATCCCAGGACACTGTGTCGCTCCTATATCTTGGTGATATAGGACAAATCTGTGCCAAGGACTTAACAATAATTGAACAGAACACTTATTGA